One Halorientalis litorea DNA segment encodes these proteins:
- a CDS encoding ABC transporter ATP-binding protein translates to MIEVRDLRKEYGGFTAVEGSTFSVDTGEVFGIIGPNGAGKTTTLKMLAGLLDPTGGEVSVAGYEAGDPEMRRRLGFLPEESPLYEEMTPLTYLHFFGDLYDVPDGVADRRIHDTLDDLDLEHRDRALGDMSKGMKRKVAIARSLINDPDVLVYDEPASGLDPLTTNYVIDFTSGLAEEGKTIVFSAHNLYHVESICDRVAIMNEGRVVAQGPLEQLRADHGETEYHVYTTVEVPGSVQENGRYHRVVETMDAVEETRTAAQNAGGSVVDIRTEESSLEEVFLDLAEPEAEV, encoded by the coding sequence ATGATAGAGGTCCGGGACCTGCGGAAAGAGTATGGGGGTTTTACAGCCGTCGAAGGAAGTACCTTCTCGGTCGATACCGGCGAGGTGTTCGGCATCATCGGCCCGAACGGGGCGGGCAAGACGACGACGCTGAAGATGCTCGCCGGACTACTCGACCCGACGGGCGGCGAGGTGTCCGTCGCCGGGTACGAGGCGGGGGACCCGGAGATGCGGCGGCGACTGGGGTTTCTCCCCGAAGAGTCGCCGCTGTACGAGGAGATGACACCGCTCACCTATCTCCACTTCTTCGGCGACCTCTACGACGTTCCCGACGGTGTGGCCGACCGGCGCATCCACGACACGCTCGACGACCTCGACTTGGAACACCGCGACCGCGCGCTGGGCGACATGTCGAAGGGAATGAAACGGAAGGTTGCCATCGCACGGTCGCTCATCAACGACCCGGACGTGCTGGTGTACGACGAACCGGCGAGTGGCCTCGACCCGCTGACGACGAACTACGTCATCGACTTCACGAGCGGCCTCGCCGAGGAGGGCAAGACCATCGTGTTCAGTGCCCACAACCTCTACCACGTCGAGAGCATCTGTGACCGGGTCGCAATCATGAACGAGGGGCGCGTCGTGGCACAGGGGCCGCTCGAACAGTTGCGGGCCGACCACGGCGAGACGGAGTACCACGTCTACACCACCGTCGAAGTGCCCGGCAGCGTACAGGAGAACGGCCGGTACCACCGCGTGGTCGAGACGATGGATGCCGTCGAGGAGACGCGAACGGCGGCCCAGAACGCCGGCGGGTCGGTCGTCGACATCAGGACGGAGGAGTCCAGTCTCGAAGAGGTGTTCCTGGACCTCGCCGAACCGGAGGCAGAGGTGTGA
- a CDS encoding ABC transporter permease subunit: MNPRKVLRIARWEVTKNAGGVDKRTVAVALLTVLAAAVVVPFAAAQGAALDEGIYRVGVDETSPYHEVVASDATFTVREPSRDALRAGRIDLLVEGESVYPADTEKGRAASAELRSTVESFNDARMAEEPNQSAAYPIVVTLGYAERQNVQSVVAADGAESDDSSDAADGPSDEGGATATDGGESSDDGGEATATTAADGGTSEESDGAGALGGIVGQLGGGGGSGSPSDIAPPFPFQSLVLAFLFVLPMNFVVQAYGSTILSERLNRRGELLLVAPVTRTDIIAGKTLPYFGATIGVTAVIATALSLPSFDPLSVGVAVIAIAPIAALFLSATFVGAMFARSFKELTFVTVTVTVSLTTYAFVPAIFTEVNPVALISPLTLVVRNLQGQSVALGEFAFSTLPPTLTAGVLFALGAGLYREEDMFTQRSIPLKILDAFAARVHGKWTVALTSAILLPFVFVAELVGVALLFAIPQAFSIPAILVVVAVIEEVAKSIHVYAGYAHRRFAPGLVPALVVGTFSGLGFFVGEKMTLIAQVVGLEEIAVGQAALASGTEVPSVPVFLGLLLAPLVLHTVTASISAVGASRSRRAYFLAVVAAVVVHLAYNLTVVNVSGLV; this comes from the coding sequence GTGAACCCCCGGAAAGTCCTGCGCATCGCTCGCTGGGAGGTCACGAAGAACGCGGGCGGTGTCGACAAACGGACGGTCGCCGTTGCCCTGCTGACAGTCCTCGCTGCGGCCGTCGTCGTCCCCTTCGCCGCCGCGCAAGGGGCCGCACTGGACGAGGGCATCTACCGTGTCGGCGTCGACGAGACGAGTCCGTACCACGAGGTGGTCGCGTCGGATGCGACGTTCACGGTCCGTGAACCGAGCAGAGACGCGCTCCGGGCGGGCCGCATCGACCTGCTCGTCGAGGGCGAGTCGGTGTACCCGGCCGACACCGAGAAGGGGCGGGCGGCCAGCGCGGAGTTGCGGTCGACGGTCGAGTCGTTCAACGACGCACGGATGGCCGAGGAACCGAACCAGTCCGCCGCGTACCCAATCGTCGTAACGCTCGGCTACGCCGAACGGCAGAACGTGCAAAGCGTCGTCGCGGCGGACGGTGCCGAAAGCGACGACAGCAGTGACGCGGCAGACGGACCCAGCGACGAAGGGGGCGCGACCGCGACGGACGGCGGTGAGAGCAGTGACGACGGAGGCGAAGCGACAGCGACGACGGCCGCGGACGGCGGCACGTCCGAGGAGTCGGACGGAGCGGGTGCCCTCGGCGGCATCGTCGGGCAGTTAGGCGGCGGTGGCGGGTCGGGGTCGCCGAGCGACATCGCGCCCCCGTTCCCGTTCCAGTCCCTCGTCCTCGCGTTCCTGTTCGTCCTCCCGATGAACTTCGTCGTGCAGGCCTACGGGAGTACGATACTCTCGGAGCGACTGAACCGCCGCGGCGAACTGCTGTTGGTCGCGCCGGTCACCCGCACAGACATCATCGCCGGGAAGACGCTCCCGTACTTCGGTGCGACCATCGGGGTGACAGCCGTCATCGCCACCGCGCTGTCGCTCCCCAGTTTCGACCCACTCTCGGTCGGGGTGGCCGTCATAGCGATAGCACCCATCGCCGCGCTGTTCCTCTCGGCGACGTTCGTCGGCGCGATGTTCGCGCGGTCGTTCAAGGAACTCACCTTCGTCACGGTGACCGTCACGGTGTCGCTGACGACGTACGCGTTCGTCCCGGCCATCTTCACCGAGGTGAACCCCGTCGCGCTCATCTCGCCGCTGACGCTCGTCGTGCGGAACCTGCAGGGTCAGTCGGTCGCACTGGGCGAGTTTGCGTTCTCGACGCTCCCGCCGACGCTGACCGCGGGGGTGTTGTTCGCCCTCGGCGCGGGGCTCTACCGCGAGGAGGACATGTTCACCCAGCGGTCCATTCCGCTGAAGATTCTCGACGCGTTCGCGGCCCGCGTCCACGGGAAGTGGACAGTCGCGCTGACGAGCGCGATACTGCTCCCGTTCGTGTTCGTCGCGGAGTTGGTCGGCGTGGCCCTGCTCTTTGCCATCCCGCAGGCGTTCTCGATTCCCGCCATCCTCGTCGTCGTCGCCGTCATCGAGGAGGTGGCAAAGAGCATCCACGTCTACGCGGGTTACGCACACCGGCGGTTCGCGCCGGGACTCGTGCCCGCGCTGGTCGTCGGGACGTTCAGCGGCCTCGGTTTCTTCGTCGGCGAGAAAATGACCCTCATCGCGCAAGTCGTCGGGTTGGAGGAGATAGCTGTCGGACAGGCCGCGCTCGCCTCCGGGACCGAAGTACCGTCTGTTCCGGTCTTCCTCGGTCTCCTGCTCGCGCCACTGGTCCTCCACACGGTGACGGCGAGCATCTCGGCCGTCGGTGCCAGTCGGAGTCGTCGCGCCTACTTCCTGGCGGTGGTGGCCGCCGTCGTCGTCCACCTCGCGTACAATCTCACGGTGGTGAACGTCAGTGGCTTGGTCTGA
- a CDS encoding ABC transporter permease, with the protein MAWSDVFGGARAAIARRELTSLSREKTIVLALLIQLFVAAFSSFLVVGLTSLYDPGSVSGGGVDVGITGDDVRDLEAAAASVDGVTALTFPDNAAATEAFQRGQVDAILATDRGADSRISVTATAPDNSLRTTLIVVQVRDVLEAYERAERQDRAGDIDAQLVSLPPEAPASPYFGFTYTVLLPLLLFLPPFISGSVAVDAVTEEIERGTLELLRVAPITLTDIVDGKAAAMAVLAPVQALLWLVLLWFNDIAISNVVPLVLVVAAVATIVVAIGVSMGLLLRERRSAQLVYSTGVLTLFGAAVFLPEHPATTVAKLAVGSPTTTTYGLVALYVAVAAALYAVVRRYVRGVDAESL; encoded by the coding sequence GTGGCTTGGTCTGACGTGTTCGGCGGGGCGCGGGCGGCCATCGCACGGCGTGAACTCACCTCGCTGTCCCGCGAGAAGACAATCGTCCTCGCGTTGCTCATTCAGTTGTTCGTGGCCGCGTTCTCGTCGTTCCTCGTCGTCGGCCTCACCTCGCTGTACGACCCCGGGTCGGTCTCGGGCGGCGGGGTCGACGTGGGTATCACCGGCGACGACGTGCGCGACCTCGAAGCCGCCGCGGCGTCGGTCGACGGCGTGACGGCCCTCACGTTTCCCGACAACGCGGCTGCCACCGAGGCGTTCCAGCGCGGGCAGGTCGACGCGATACTGGCGACCGACCGGGGTGCCGACAGTCGCATCAGCGTGACGGCGACGGCACCAGACAACAGCCTGCGGACCACGCTCATCGTGGTCCAAGTGCGTGACGTGCTTGAGGCCTACGAGCGCGCGGAGCGACAGGACCGAGCCGGCGACATCGACGCACAACTCGTCTCGCTCCCGCCGGAAGCCCCCGCGAGTCCGTACTTCGGGTTCACCTACACCGTCCTGCTTCCGCTGTTGCTGTTCCTGCCGCCCTTCATCAGCGGGTCCGTCGCCGTCGACGCCGTCACCGAGGAAATCGAACGCGGGACGCTCGAACTCCTGCGTGTCGCGCCCATCACGCTCACCGACATCGTCGACGGGAAAGCGGCGGCGATGGCAGTCCTCGCGCCCGTGCAGGCACTGCTGTGGCTGGTCTTGCTCTGGTTCAACGACATCGCCATCTCGAACGTCGTGCCGCTGGTGCTCGTCGTCGCGGCGGTCGCGACCATCGTCGTCGCCATCGGCGTCTCGATGGGACTGCTCCTCCGTGAGCGGCGGTCGGCACAACTCGTCTACTCGACCGGCGTCCTCACGCTGTTCGGGGCGGCCGTGTTCCTGCCGGAACACCCCGCCACCACCGTCGCGAAACTCGCCGTCGGCAGTCCGACGACGACGACCTACGGGTTGGTCGCGCTGTACGTCGCCGTCGCGGCGGCACTGTACGCGGTGGTTCGGCGGTACGTCCGCGGGGTCGACGCCGAATCGCTCTGA
- a CDS encoding aldo/keto reductase — protein MEYTTLGDTGVEVSRLCLGCMSFGDPDWRDWVLDGEDARPIIERAIDLGINFFDTANMYSKGESERVLGSALEGRREESVVATKLFFQMDDDNRFSRGLSRKAIEQELDASLDRLGMETVDLLQPHRWDYKTPIEETLRALDDAVRRGQTRYIGASSMWTHQFAEALNTSDRLGLERFATMQNHYNLAYREEEREMLPYCQKQGIGVIPWSPMARGFLTRPHEAVDTTTRGDTEERLYEHPYMEGGGLEVNERVEELASEYDATMAQIALAWVLDKDWVTAPIVGTTSVEHLEQAVEALDIDLAESDVAYLEEPYEPVPVSGHE, from the coding sequence ATGGAGTATACCACCCTCGGCGACACCGGCGTCGAAGTGAGTCGCCTCTGTCTGGGTTGTATGAGCTTCGGCGACCCGGACTGGCGCGACTGGGTGCTGGACGGGGAGGACGCACGGCCCATCATCGAGCGGGCAATCGACCTCGGCATCAACTTCTTCGACACCGCCAACATGTACTCGAAGGGGGAATCCGAGCGCGTCCTCGGGTCGGCATTGGAAGGACGGCGCGAGGAGAGCGTCGTCGCGACCAAACTCTTCTTCCAGATGGACGACGACAACCGCTTCTCGCGTGGCCTCTCCCGGAAGGCCATCGAGCAGGAACTCGACGCGAGCCTCGACCGTCTCGGGATGGAGACGGTCGACCTCCTGCAACCGCACCGGTGGGACTACAAGACGCCAATCGAGGAGACGCTCCGGGCACTCGACGACGCCGTCCGCCGGGGCCAGACGCGCTACATCGGCGCGAGTTCGATGTGGACGCACCAGTTCGCGGAGGCACTCAACACCAGCGACCGTCTCGGGCTGGAGCGGTTCGCCACGATGCAGAACCACTACAACCTCGCGTATCGCGAGGAAGAACGTGAGATGCTCCCGTACTGTCAGAAGCAGGGCATCGGCGTCATCCCGTGGAGTCCGATGGCCCGCGGCTTCCTGACGCGCCCCCACGAAGCGGTCGACACGACCACCCGTGGCGATACCGAGGAGCGACTCTACGAACACCCGTACATGGAGGGTGGTGGCCTCGAAGTGAACGAGCGGGTCGAGGAACTCGCGTCGGAGTACGACGCCACGATGGCACAAATCGCGCTCGCGTGGGTGCTCGACAAAGACTGGGTCACCGCACCAATCGTGGGGACGACGAGCGTGGAACACCTCGAACAGGCCGTCGAAGCACTCGACATCGACCTCGCGGAGAGCGACGTGGCGTACCTCGAAGAGCCCTACGAGCCAGTTCCAGTCTCGGGTCACGAGTAG
- a CDS encoding alpha/beta fold hydrolase translates to MATWYDEPGDTPVDHVPADYYPEGCGAWFEVPAGHDAGKRLFVRDSIHGSGDPDATVVLVHGNPENSYTYRNVVDNLLADADGTVRVVTMDHVGFGLADTADYQMVCHDHARNLSHLVDALDLSDVTLVVHDWGGPIGVGGFLDHPGLVSNLVVLNSTVFPMPDTGYTYHGNYPTRLLPWARVASVVPDVFWREVAAYIPFQSPQLPVKLYSGLVLYIIARRLGRVPATGRDAERVFCEQFRDRGNVRSSKRLVWQTPYWGHGNVYEDPDLGKRDTGPFYEAMQERIVAEWGPDARDIGVRAVVGRWDPCGKPEVLDQWREAFPQLEGNVAAFEDAGHFIEEARPQAVADAITDAASL, encoded by the coding sequence ATGGCCACTTGGTACGACGAGCCCGGTGACACGCCGGTCGACCACGTTCCCGCCGACTACTACCCGGAGGGCTGTGGCGCGTGGTTCGAGGTTCCGGCGGGACACGACGCGGGCAAGCGACTGTTCGTCCGGGACAGCATCCACGGTTCCGGCGACCCCGACGCGACGGTGGTGCTGGTCCACGGCAATCCCGAGAACTCCTACACCTACCGGAACGTCGTCGACAACCTCCTCGCGGACGCCGACGGCACCGTCCGCGTCGTGACGATGGACCACGTCGGCTTCGGTCTCGCCGACACCGCCGACTACCAGATGGTCTGTCACGACCACGCTCGAAATCTCTCGCATCTGGTCGACGCGCTCGACCTCTCGGACGTGACGCTCGTGGTCCACGACTGGGGCGGCCCCATCGGCGTCGGCGGGTTCCTCGACCACCCCGGCCTCGTCTCGAACCTCGTCGTGCTGAACAGTACCGTCTTCCCCATGCCCGATACGGGCTACACCTACCACGGGAACTACCCGACGCGACTCCTCCCGTGGGCGCGTGTGGCCAGCGTCGTGCCGGACGTGTTCTGGCGAGAGGTCGCCGCCTACATCCCCTTCCAGTCCCCGCAACTGCCGGTCAAACTGTACAGCGGCCTCGTCCTCTACATCATCGCCCGTCGCCTCGGCCGGGTACCCGCCACCGGACGGGATGCGGAGCGCGTGTTCTGCGAGCAGTTCCGTGACCGGGGGAACGTCCGCAGTTCCAAACGCCTCGTCTGGCAGACGCCGTACTGGGGCCACGGGAACGTCTACGAGGACCCGGACCTCGGCAAGCGAGACACCGGGCCGTTCTACGAGGCGATGCAGGAGCGTATCGTCGCGGAGTGGGGACCGGACGCCCGTGACATCGGCGTGCGGGCCGTCGTCGGCCGGTGGGACCCCTGCGGCAAACCCGAGGTCCTCGACCAGTGGCGCGAAGCGTTCCCGCAGTTAGAGGGGAACGTGGCCGCCTTCGAGGACGCCGGACACTTCATCGAGGAGGCACGCCCGCAGGCAGTCGCCGACGCCATCACGGACGCGGCCAGTCTCTGA
- a CDS encoding macro domain-containing protein, whose translation MDFEVIQGDIAAQSADALVNAANTGLRMGSGVAGALRRGAGDGIDEEAVSKGPVALGGVAVTDAYDLDAEYVIHAAAMPAGGQATADSIRDAARNTLERAAELGCESLVIPVLGTGVAGFELRDGARIICEEIAAVESDSLSDVRVIAYSEDDAETVRAVADDVRTARE comes from the coding sequence ATGGACTTCGAGGTGATTCAGGGCGACATCGCCGCACAGTCCGCGGACGCACTGGTGAACGCGGCCAACACCGGCCTGCGGATGGGGTCGGGCGTCGCTGGCGCGCTCCGCCGGGGAGCGGGCGACGGCATCGACGAGGAAGCCGTCTCGAAGGGGCCGGTCGCCCTCGGTGGCGTAGCCGTCACGGACGCCTACGACCTCGACGCCGAGTACGTGATCCACGCTGCGGCGATGCCGGCGGGCGGGCAGGCCACCGCGGACAGCATCCGTGACGCGGCACGGAACACGCTCGAACGGGCAGCCGAACTCGGCTGTGAGTCGCTCGTGATACCGGTCCTCGGGACGGGCGTGGCTGGGTTCGAGTTGCGGGACGGCGCGCGCATCATCTGCGAGGAGATAGCCGCTGTCGAGTCCGACTCGCTCTCGGACGTGCGCGTCATCGCCTACAGCGAGGACGACGCCGAGACTGTCCGGGCCGTCGCGGACGACGTGCGGACTGCCCGCGAGTGA
- a CDS encoding DEAD/DEAH box helicase produces MAESGSAAAFAELGAAVRDALSERGFSSPTEPQRRAIPPLSEGANGLIVAPTGTGKTETAMLPVLDALEGTDQFGIGTLYVTPLRALNRDMRDRLEWWGETLDVDVDVRHGDTTDYQRQKQADDPPDVLVTTPETLQAMLTGSKLRVALANVDHVVVDEVHELAAAKRGAQLTIGLERLREVAGSVQRIGLSATVGDPEEVGKFLTGDRGCEIVEVDVGSKIDVTVREPAVTDEDEQLASELMTNVEVASHVRAIDELVASHDSTLVFVNTRQTAEALGSRFKELGTDIEVHHGSLSKEARIDVEDEFKAGDVSALLCTSSMELGIDVGSIDHVVQYQSPRQVSRLLQRVGRAGHRRDEVSAGTVITTRPDDTFEALAIARQARAGDVEPANIHHGSLDTVANQIAGILMDVGEVSAMRAYDIVTRAYPFRDLSESKFKQVVRELADNRVVWLEEDADRIEKRRGTWQYFYHNLSMIPDEATYDVSDMASGRQVGTLDEQFVVNFAAPGEIFIQGGEMWRITEVDEEDEEVLVSPVEDPAGEVPSWVGQEIPVPYDVAQEVGELRGVAGAQLDGASPEAVARDLTRRYPADEHTIVEAIDQLTHHDAPVPTDDRLLVEFHGREVVVNAHFGHTINETLGRVLSALIGQRTGSSVGLEVDPYRIELEVPRGVTVNDVLDTVEETDPEHVEGIIELSLKNADALKFKLAQVATKFGALKNWQSGSGQRFGRSRLLDALEGTPVYDEAVRELLHEELAVDAASEVLARIQRGDIEIATVGERTAVGLGGRSSGQELLAPENADASVIQTVRERIQNDRILLFCLHCQDWERKREVKRVSDQPECPNCGSTRIAALNPWADEVVTAVTSGEKDDEQEKQTRRAYKSANLVQSHGKQAVVALAARGVGPHNAARIISKLREDEDEFYRDILSQERQYARTQSFWD; encoded by the coding sequence ATGGCAGAATCGGGGTCTGCGGCCGCCTTCGCGGAACTCGGGGCGGCCGTGCGTGACGCGCTCTCCGAGCGCGGGTTCTCCTCGCCCACCGAGCCACAGCGTCGCGCGATTCCGCCCCTCTCGGAGGGGGCCAACGGCCTCATCGTCGCGCCGACCGGAACCGGGAAAACCGAGACGGCGATGCTCCCCGTCCTCGACGCCCTCGAAGGAACTGACCAGTTCGGCATCGGCACGCTGTACGTGACACCGTTGCGGGCACTGAACCGGGACATGCGCGACCGACTGGAGTGGTGGGGGGAGACACTCGACGTAGATGTCGACGTTCGTCACGGCGACACGACGGACTACCAGCGACAGAAGCAGGCCGACGACCCGCCGGACGTGCTGGTGACGACGCCCGAAACCCTGCAAGCGATGCTCACGGGGTCGAAACTCCGCGTCGCGCTGGCGAACGTGGACCACGTCGTCGTCGACGAGGTACACGAGCTCGCGGCGGCGAAACGCGGTGCCCAACTCACTATCGGCCTCGAACGCCTCCGCGAGGTCGCCGGTTCCGTCCAGCGTATCGGCCTCTCCGCGACTGTCGGTGACCCCGAAGAGGTAGGAAAGTTTCTCACGGGCGACCGCGGCTGTGAAATCGTCGAGGTGGACGTGGGCAGTAAAATCGACGTGACCGTCAGGGAGCCGGCAGTCACCGACGAGGACGAGCAGTTGGCGAGCGAACTGATGACCAACGTCGAGGTAGCCAGTCACGTCCGGGCGATAGACGAACTCGTCGCCAGCCACGACTCGACGCTCGTGTTCGTCAACACCCGACAGACCGCCGAGGCACTCGGGTCGCGGTTCAAAGAACTCGGCACCGACATCGAAGTTCACCACGGGTCGCTCTCCAAGGAGGCCCGCATCGATGTCGAGGACGAGTTCAAGGCCGGTGACGTGTCGGCCCTGCTGTGTACGTCCTCGATGGAACTGGGCATCGACGTAGGGAGCATCGACCACGTGGTCCAGTACCAGAGTCCGCGCCAGGTGTCGCGGTTGCTCCAGCGTGTCGGGCGGGCGGGCCACCGCCGCGACGAAGTGTCCGCCGGGACGGTCATCACCACCCGCCCGGACGACACCTTCGAGGCGTTGGCCATCGCCCGGCAGGCCCGCGCGGGCGACGTCGAACCCGCGAACATTCACCACGGCAGTCTCGACACTGTCGCGAACCAAATCGCGGGCATCCTGATGGACGTCGGCGAGGTGTCGGCCATGCGGGCCTACGACATCGTGACGCGGGCCTACCCGTTCCGGGACCTCTCGGAGTCGAAGTTCAAACAGGTGGTCCGCGAACTCGCGGACAACCGCGTCGTCTGGTTAGAGGAAGACGCGGACCGAATCGAGAAGCGGCGGGGGACGTGGCAGTACTTCTACCACAACCTCTCGATGATTCCCGACGAGGCCACCTACGACGTCTCCGACATGGCCTCGGGGCGACAGGTCGGGACCCTCGACGAGCAGTTCGTCGTCAACTTCGCCGCACCGGGCGAAATCTTCATTCAGGGCGGGGAGATGTGGCGAATCACGGAGGTAGACGAGGAGGACGAGGAGGTCCTCGTCTCGCCCGTCGAGGACCCCGCGGGCGAAGTCCCGTCGTGGGTCGGACAGGAGATACCGGTCCCCTACGACGTGGCACAGGAAGTCGGCGAACTCCGCGGCGTCGCGGGCGCGCAACTCGACGGCGCGTCACCCGAGGCCGTGGCGCGTGACCTCACCCGCCGGTATCCCGCCGACGAACACACCATCGTCGAAGCCATCGACCAACTGACCCACCACGACGCTCCCGTTCCCACCGACGACCGACTCCTCGTGGAGTTTCACGGCCGCGAGGTGGTAGTCAACGCCCACTTCGGGCACACCATCAACGAGACGCTGGGACGTGTCCTCTCGGCTCTCATCGGACAGCGAACCGGGTCCTCGGTGGGGCTGGAAGTCGACCCGTACCGCATCGAACTCGAAGTCCCGCGCGGCGTGACGGTCAACGACGTACTCGACACCGTCGAGGAGACGGACCCCGAACACGTCGAGGGCATCATCGAACTCTCGCTGAAGAACGCCGACGCGCTGAAGTTCAAACTCGCACAGGTCGCCACGAAGTTCGGCGCGCTGAAGAACTGGCAGTCCGGGTCGGGCCAGCGGTTCGGCCGCTCCCGCCTCCTCGATGCCCTCGAAGGCACGCCAGTCTACGACGAGGCGGTGCGCGAACTGCTCCACGAGGAACTGGCCGTCGACGCGGCGAGCGAGGTGCTTGCCCGCATCCAGCGTGGCGACATCGAGATAGCGACCGTCGGCGAGCGGACGGCCGTCGGGTTGGGCGGCCGGTCGTCGGGGCAGGAACTGCTGGCCCCCGAGAACGCCGACGCGAGCGTCATCCAGACGGTCCGCGAGCGCATCCAGAACGACCGTATCCTCTTGTTCTGTCTGCACTGTCAGGACTGGGAGCGCAAACGCGAGGTCAAGCGCGTCTCGGACCAACCGGAGTGTCCGAACTGCGGGTCCACCCGCATCGCGGCACTCAACCCGTGGGCTGACGAGGTGGTGACGGCCGTCACGTCCGGCGAGAAGGACGACGAACAGGAGAAACAGACCCGACGCGCGTACAAGTCGGCCAACCTCGTCCAGAGCCACGGCAAGCAGGCCGTCGTCGCGCTGGCCGCCCGCGGCGTCGGCCCGCACAACGCCGCTCGCATCATCAGCAAACTCCGGGAGGACGAAGACGAGTTCTACCGCGACATCCTCTCACAGGAGCGTCAATACGCCCGCACGCAGTCGTTCTGGGATTGA
- a CDS encoding metallophosphoesterase, with product MAVEPVPGEPAAVATLPDERALVLADYHAGLEVGLRHEGVELRSDAESRRTAVQTLLDGTAADRLVVLGDFANAIGDPRGEERAELTALLDAVSVPTTVVRGNHDGDIGDVTDGYPDVTVTPGHGVRYGSVGFAHGHTWPSPDVLRADVVCTAHEHPVVRLEDDVGGARVERVWLRGDLNSAPFAAFHDTTIDGGGELIVFPAFNDRTGGTWVNVEGQDFLAPYLPEGVTDGQAYLLDGTRLGDYRRV from the coding sequence ATGGCCGTCGAGCCGGTCCCCGGGGAACCCGCGGCAGTCGCGACCCTCCCGGACGAACGGGCACTCGTCCTCGCAGACTACCACGCGGGGCTGGAGGTCGGCCTGCGGCACGAGGGCGTCGAACTCCGAAGCGACGCCGAGAGCCGACGGACGGCCGTCCAGACCCTGCTCGACGGGACGGCTGCGGACAGACTGGTCGTCCTTGGTGACTTCGCGAACGCCATCGGTGACCCACGCGGCGAGGAGCGTGCCGAACTGACGGCGTTGCTCGACGCCGTTTCCGTACCGACGACGGTCGTTCGCGGGAACCACGACGGGGACATCGGGGACGTGACCGACGGCTACCCGGACGTGACGGTGACGCCCGGGCACGGGGTCCGGTACGGGTCGGTCGGGTTCGCACACGGTCACACGTGGCCTTCGCCGGACGTACTCCGTGCCGACGTGGTCTGTACCGCCCACGAGCATCCCGTGGTCCGACTGGAGGACGACGTGGGCGGTGCGCGCGTCGAGCGCGTGTGGCTCCGGGGGGACCTGAACAGTGCCCCGTTCGCGGCGTTCCACGACACCACCATCGACGGGGGCGGCGAACTCATCGTCTTCCCGGCGTTCAACGACCGCACGGGCGGGACGTGGGTCAACGTCGAAGGGCAAGACTTCCTCGCGCCGTACCTCCCCGAGGGAGTGACCGACGGGCAGGCGTACCTCCTCGACGGGACGCGACTCGGGGACTACCGGCGCGTGTGA